From the genome of Roseivivax sp. THAF197b:
GCAACTGTCAGCGGCGAGCGCGCGCGGCACATGCCACTGGGCTCAGGTCCGGGAAGGCCCGCGTAGCGTGATGACCCGCAAAGCCAGGAGACCTGCCGCGGCGATCACCCTTTTCGGGCGCGGGGCGCGTCCCGGGAAACGGTCCTTCCGGAGTGGTGACATCTCACGCCGTTCACCGGGAGGGACTTCGTCCTTTCCAAGAACATCATCAAAATCGCCGCGGCCTGCCCAAGGCGCGCCACGGCAAAAACGAGGGAAAGGACACGTATGTCCCGCCTGTTCTCCGGCGTCAGCGTTCTCGCGCTGTCGCTTCCCCTGTCCGTGCACGCGCAAGACGTGCTCGAGCTGGCTCCGATCACGATCTATGGCAACGTCACCGACCTGCCGCTGTCGCGCACCGGTGCGACGGTCGAGATCATCGACGAGGAGGCGCTCGAAGACGCGCCCTCGCAGACCCTGGCCGAAACCGTCGCGTCCCAGCCCGGCGTCAGCTACACCCAGGCCGGCGGCCCAGGTCAGCCCGCCTTCGTGCGCCTGCGCGGCCTGCCCCAGCGCTATGCACCGGTGCTCGTGAACGGCATCGACGTGACCGACCCGTCGGGCGTGCAAAGCCAGTTCGACTGGTCCAACATCCTTGCCAGCGGCGTCACCGGCGCCGAGATCATCAAGGGCTCGCAATCAGCACTTTACGGCTCCGAGGCCGTGGGCGGCGTCATCGCCCTGACCGCGGCCCGCGCCCCCGATGCGCCGAGCCGCGAAGGCTCCGTCTCGATCGAGGCCGGTGCCTATGACACGCAAAGCGCGACCCTGTCCTATGGACTTGCGACCGAGCGGGCGGGCTTCGCCTTCAGCTTCGGCGGCACGCAATCCGAAGGCTACAACGCCGTCGATCTTCCGGGGTATGACGAAGATGACGGGTTCGAGGCCAAGCAGGCCAGCTTAGACGCCTATGTCGACGTGACCGACACGCTGCGCCTCGGCCTGACCGGGATCTACAATGCCTCCAAGGGCGATTTCGACCCGACCTTCGGCATTGTTCCGTCCGATCTGGAAGACGGCGATTACGAAACCTACCAGCGCGGTTATCGCGGCTATGCCGAGCTGCAGACAGGCGCTTTCACCCACAGCCTGGAGCTCTCGCAATTCCGCATCGGGCGGGATTCGACCAATGCCTTCGGCACGTCGACCTTCGAAGGGGAGCGCCGCAAGATCGGCTATCTCGGCGAGTGGGATATCGGCGGCGGCACGATCCTGTCCTTCGGGGCCGACCGCACCATCGAGGAGGCGGAAAGCGCCCCCGATGACGTGGAGACCGATGGCCTCTTCGCGGAACTGGTCTACGCCGCGACGCCGGATCTGGATTTCGCGCTGTCCCTGCGCAACGACCACCATTCCGAATTCGGCGATTTCACCGCCGCGCGGGGCGCGGTCACCTGGCGGGCCACGCCCGACATCACCGTGCGCGCGAGCGTTGCCAACGGATATCGCGCACCCTCGCTCTATGAACTCTACGACCCGACATATGGTGACGCCTCCCTTGATCCCGAAGAAAGCGTGAGCTTCGATCTCGGCATCGAGAAGGTCTATGCCAATGGCGCCTCGGTCTCGGCCACCCTGTTCAAGACAGAGATCGACGATCTGATCGTCTTCGACGGGACGATCGCGCCCTTCGGCGGCTACGCGCAATCGAGCGGCACCTCGACCTCCGAAGGCGTAGAGATCGCGGCCTTCCTGCCGATCGGTGACCGGATCGGGCTCACGGGCGCGTTCACCTACACCGACGCGCGCGATGCGGACGACGATCCGGAGCTGAACGTGCCGCGCTACGATCTGTCGCTCGGCATCGATGCGGAGATCACGGATCGCGTCTCGGGCGGCTTGACCCTGCGCCATGTCGCGGACTTCCCCGATACGTTCAACGCCGACTTCTCCCGCGTGGACAGCGTCGATGACTACACCGTCGTAAATGCCCGCGCGTCCTTCGCAGTGACGGACGACATCGAGGCCTATCTGCGTGTCGAGAACCTGTTCGACAGCGATTACGAGACCATCCCGGACTATGATGCGCCGGGACGTTCGGCCTACTTCGGGGTCCGTGCGTCGTTCTGATCTCCGAGTGCTCGGGGCCGCGCTGACATTGATCGGCGCGGCCCTTGGCACGGATGCGGCGGCCGCGCCGGAGCGGGTCGTCTCGCTCAATGTCTGTACCGATCAACTGGCCCATCTTCTGGCCGCGCCCGGTCAGCTCGTCTCGGTCTCGTCGCTGGCGCATGATCCCAGATCTTCCGCCTATGCGGAGGCGCTGCAGGGTATCCCCGCCAATGGCGGCGGCGCGGAGGAAGTCGTCCTGCTGGAGCCGGACCTCATCCTCGCAGGCACCTTCACCACCCTCGCCACGGTGCAGATGCTCGAAGGGCTGGGCCATGAGGTCGCCCTTTTCGGACCCGTCACCTCGCTTGAGGATGTCACGGACAACATGGCCCGCATGGGCACGCTTCTGGGCCGCGAGGCGCAGGCGGAACAGCTCATTGCCGAGTTCGAAAGGGCATTACGCGCGCTCCCGCCGCTCTCTGATGGTCCCCGCACGCTTCTTTACTATCCCATGGGCAGCACGTCGGGACGCGGCACCATGGCCGACGCACTGCTGCAAGCCGCTGGCCTGACGAATATCGCCGCCGAGATGGGATTGCGCTTCGGCACGCTCCACCTCGAGGAGGCGGTGCTTTCCGCGCCCGACCTGATCCTGACGCCCGCGCCCTATGCCCGCCCCACGCGCGCGACGGACCTGCCCGGTCATCCCGCCCTGCGGCAGGTCGCCCCCGTCCACCGCATCGAGGCCGGTGCCGCCTGGAGTTGCGAGACGCCTGCGCTTCTGGACGCCATCGCCGATCTGCGCGCCCTGGCAGAGGAGCTGGAATGATGCGCGCCCTCACCCTTGCGGCCCTTCTCGCGCTTGGACTGGTGATGTTCGCGGCCTCGCTGCTCGTGGGCTATGCGCCGCTGGGCCCCGGGCCCGCGCTCGCTGCCCTTTTCGGACAGGGTGATCCGCTGACCGTGATCGTGATGCAGGATATCCGACTGCCGCGCGCGCTTCTGGCGGCTCTCGTCGGTGCGGCCTTGGGCATGTCGGGTGCTGCGATGCAGGGCCTTTTGCGCAATCCGCTGGCGGAGCCGGGCCTGATCGGCGTGTCGGGCAGCGCCGCCCTCGGGGCCGTGATCGCCTTGCAAACCGGGATTGCCGGGGCCTTCGCGCTGGCCCTGCCGGTGACAGCCCTTCTGTTCGCCGCCGGGGCCGTGGCGCTTCTTATGGCGCTGGCCGGATCGCGGGGCGGGTCGCTGACGCTGATCCTCGCAGGCATCGCGGTCTCCTCGCTTGCCGGCGCGCTGACCTCGCTTGTGCTGAACCTCTCGCCCAATCCCTATGCCGCCGCCGAGATCGTGTTCTGGCTGCTGGGCTCGGTCGCGGACCGCTCGATGGAGCATGTGGCGCTGGCCGCGCCGCTGATCTTCGCGGGCCTTGCGGTCTTGGCGCTCACTTCGCGCGGCCTCGATTCGCTGACCCTGGGCGAGGATGCCGCCGAGGCGCTGGGGGTCTCGATGGCGCGGTTGCGCCTGATGGTCCTCGTGGGCACCGCGGCATCGGTCGGCGCGGCCACGGCGGTTGCAGGCGCCATCGGGTTCGTCGGGCTTGTCGTGCCGCATCTCCTGCGCCCCCTGATGCGCGCGCGCCCCGGCGCCCTTCTGGCCGCAAGCGCCCTTGGCGGGGCCGCGATCGTGCTGGCGGCGGATCTTGCCGTGCGGCTGATCCTGCCCGACCGCGATCTGAAGCTTGGCGTCGTGATGGCGCTCATCGGCGCGCCACTTTTCCTGCATCTGATCTATCGCACGCGAAAGGACCTGATGTGACCGCGCTCACGCTGAAAGGCCTGACCGTCCGGCGCGGCGCCTGCCCCGTGGTGGACGCGGTCGATCTGTCCGTCGCCCCGGGCGAGGTCGTGGGCCTTCTTGGCCCCAATGGCGCGGGCAAGACCACGCTGATGCGCGGCGCCCTTGGCCTGATCGCCGCAGAGGGGTCCTCGTCACTGGCCGCCCTGCCGCCGCGTGCCCGCGCCCGCACCGCGGCCTGGCTGCCGCAACAGCGCGAAATCGCCTGGGGGCTGAGCGTTGGCGATCTGACAGCCCTGGGCCGCCTGCCCCATGGACGCGGCGGCACAGCGGCGGATCGTGCGGCCATCGACGGCGCGCTCTCGGCCATGGGGCTTGCCGATTTCGCCGATCGCCGCGCGACGGAACTTTCGGGGGGAGAACAAGCCCGGGTCCTCATCGCGCGGGCGCTTGCGCAGGACGCCCCGCTTCTGATGGCGGATGAGCCTATTGCCGGGCTCGACCCTGCCGCACAAATCGCCACGCTGGAGCTGTTCTCACAGCTCGCAAAGGACGGTCGCGCAGTGCTGACCTCGCTTCACGACCTGAACCTCGCGGCGCGCTATTGCACCCGGCTCGTGCTTCTGGACCGCGGGCGAAAGGTCGCCGATGGCCCCCCGCGCGACGTGCTGACCAAGGCTCATCTCGCGCAGGTTTTCCGCCTCGATGCGCGCCTCATCGAGACCGAAGGCGGCCTTGTCATCGACCCGCGGGGCGTGCTGCCATGAAACGCCCTAGCAGAGCCTTTCCGATCCACAGACCCGGAGTGACCCATGGATAATGTCTTGGCCTTTCTCGACCGCGGTGGCCCCGCGCTTTGGGTGATTGCCGCGCTGTCGGTGATCACCCTCGCGGTGATCCTGTGGAAGACATGGTCGCTGGCGCGCATGGGCGCTTGGCGGCGCGCCCCGGCGGAGCGAGCGGTGGCCCTCTGGGAGGCCGCAGCACCCGAGGATGCCGAAGCCGCGCTGAGTGGCCGGTCCGGCCTGCGCGCGCGGGTTCTGCGCGCCACCATGCAGGCCGCGCGTACCCGCCCGCCCGAAGCCGCCCGCGAGGAAACGATGCGCGTTGCGCGTGCCACATTGATGGAGGCCGGGCGCGGGCTTCGCGCGCTCGACCTCATCGCGACCATTGCGCCGCTTGTCGGGCTTCTGGGAACCGTGCTCGGCATGATCGACGCCTTCCAGGCGCTGCAGGAAACCGGTGCACGGGCCGATCCCGCAACGCTTGCAGGCGGGATCTGGGAGGCGCTTCTGACCACGGCGGCGGGCATGGCGGTGGCGATCCCAGCCTCGATCGCGCTGTCCTGGTTCGATTCGGTGAATGAACGCGTGGCCCATGACCTCGACGATTTGGCCAGCCGGGTGCTGAACCGCGCATGAGCCTCGGGCTGCGATCCCGCGCCGCGCGCAGGCGCAAGCCGTCGCTGACGCCGATGATCGACGTGGTCTTTCTGCTGCTCGTTTTCTTCATGCTGGCCGCGCGCTTCGGGACCAGCTCCGCGCTGGCGCTGGCGCCCGGCGGCGGCGATGCCGAGGCCGCCTATTCCGGCCCGCCCCGCCTGATCGAGGTCGGCGCGGACGAGGCGCTCTGGCTGAATGACACAGCCCAGCCCGGACCCGACGCCCTGCTCACGGCGCTTGCGGACCTCACCGATGGTCCCGATGACATCGTGGTTCTGCGCGGGCGGGACGGGGCAGAGACGGGCGATCTGGTCGCCATCATCGCGCTTTTGAACCGCGCCGGATATCAGCGCTTGGCGGTGGTCGAATGACCCGCCCGCGCCTTGCCATCCGCCCGAGACGCCGCTCTCGCGAAGCCGTGGTGCCGATGATCAACGTGGTCTTCCTGCTCCTGGTCTTCTTCCTTCTGACGGCGCAGATCGCGCCCGTCGCCCCCTTCGAGGTGACGCTGCCCGAGGCGGAGGCCGAAGAGACGGCGCAGACAGCGCCCCTGCCCCTGTTTGTCGCGACGGATGGCCGTCTGTCCCACGGCGATCTGCGCGGTGATGCGGCGCTGGCGGCGGCGGTTGCGGCAGGCCCCGTGCGCCTTGAGGCCGATACGCGTCTGCCCGCCCAAGCCTTGGCCAAACTTCTGGCACGGCTCACGGAGGCCGGTGCGGAGGAGGTCATCACCATCGCAACCCGAGCGCCCTCCCCATGAGCCTGCGCGACGCAGCCCTGTTCGGCGGTTTTGCCCTTGCCATGCATGTCGGCGTCTTCGCCTGGATCGGAGCAGTCGAGGACGGAGGCAGCGCAGGCGGCGGCGCGGGTGGCGCTGCTGATGTGACCGTCCTGCCACAATCAGGCGAGATCGCAGCGCTGGTCGAGCGCTGGACCGCGCCGCCCGAGACCAGCACCGCAATGGCCGCACTACCGATGCCGGAAGCATTTGCCCCGCCTGCGCCGGTGACCGCGATGCCCGACGCGCCACCATCGCGGATTGCCCGGCCTGCAGATGCCGACCCGGCTGAAGCTGCACCGGACGACGCGCCGTCGCCGCAAGCGCCTGCATCTCCGGCGCCGCCGAAGCCGCGCCCCTCTTTGGCGCCGGAAATGCTGACGGCCCTTGCGCTGCCTTCAACGCCAGCGCTCGAACGGCCCGCGCGCCCCGCCGAGACCGCGCCAACGCGACCGCAAAGGCCCGCAGCGTTGGCCGTGCCCGGTACGAATGCCGAGACGCCCCCGCAAGCGCAGACCGCGCCCGCCGCGAAACCCACGCCGCGCGTCAACCCGTCGGAAGCGGCGCCGTTGGCCTCGGCCCGTCCCGCCCCGCGCCCGCCGGGCCTTGCGCCTGAGCGACCGCGTCCGGTGGCCTCGCCTGCCCCGGCCCCCGCTCCAGCCGCCCGCGCCAAGCCCCAAGCAGGTCGGAAAGCGCAAGGCAGCGGTGGCGCCGCGGCACCCGCCCGGGCCGCCCCTGCCCCGGCGGCCTCCGGCCCGTCACCGGACGCAATCCGCACGGCCCGCGCACAATGGGGTGCCAGCATCCGGACCGCCATCGCCCGCGCGCAACGCTATCCGCGCGGGACCCGCGCGACGGGACGGGTGACGGTCAGGCTGAACGTCACCCCGTCGGGGCGCCTGATCTCAAGCGGGGTCGTCGCATCTTCGGGCAATGGCGCGTTGGACCGGGCCGCCTTGCAGGCGACGCAGCGCGCGCGCTTGCCCCGGGCGCCTTCGGTGTTGTCTGCGGCAAGCTATGCGTTCGATCTTCCGCTGAGCTTCGCGCGCCGCTGAGTCTGCCCGTGGGAAGAGTTGCAATAAGTGCGATGCTGCAACGCGGCGTTAGCGACTAAAAAAATCGCCCAATATCGCGCCAATTCGCGCTTTATGACGTCGCGTAAGTGCCGGGAACCGATTAAGGTCAATCTGCAACCTACTGAAATTGCTGACTTATATATATGCACGACACGCATGCCTGCTTTGCCGATTGAACCATTGTGCAACCGCAGCATTCGCCCCATCTTTGGACCAACGCAAACGAGCATATCCATTCGAGGATCGGTAAAATGTCCTACGCACAAACATATTCCGGTACCGCCGCAACAGGCACCTTCGCGCGCCTGAAATCCAGCATCTCCGAGAAGCTGGCCCGCCGCAAAGTGTACCGCACCACGCTGAACGAACTCTCCGCCCTGTCGGATCGCGAACTGCGCGATCTCGGCCTTGCCCGCTCCTCGCTGCGCGGCATCGCATGGCAGGCGGCCTACGATAACTGAGATCATGGGCGCAACGAGCGCAAGATGTGTCGCAACCGCAACATTTCGCCGCAGCGCCCATAATCGAGAAACAATGACGGGTCACACGCGTTTCCCGTTCGATCTTTGAAGGCCTTCCCTCCTCCCTTGAGGTCTTCAATCCACAGCGGCGGCATCTTCCTCCTCCCTGGTGTCGCCGCACCAAATTCCGAAGACCGGGCCAGATGGCTACCTCTTCGACCGAGCTGAAGGCCTTCCTCCTCCCTTTGGGCCTTTGGACCACGCGGCGGCTCTCTTTTCCTCCTCCCTTGGGGGTCGCCGCGATCCCATTCGCCCTTCGGCTGCGGCTGCCGGGCACACGAGACGAAGGCCTCTCCTCCTCCCTTGGGGTCTTCGATACCGGCGACGGCCCTCTTCTCCTCCTCCCTTGGAGGGTCGTCGCCACAAAATTCGCCCTTCGGCTACAACCGCCGGGCACACGAGACGAAGGCCTCTCCTCCTCCCTTGGGGTCTTCGATACCGGCGACGGCCCTCTTCTCCTCCTCCCTTGGAGGGTCGTCGCCACAAAATTCGCCCTTCGGCTTCGGCCGCCGGGCCCACGAGACGAAGGCCTCTCCTCCTCCCTTGGGGTCTTCGATACCGGCGGCGACCCTCTTCTCCTCCTCCCTTGGAGGGTCGTCGCCACCATCGTTTTCGGATGCAGAACGCCTTTTGCGATGCGTCCACCAGAGTCGGAAGTTCTCTCCTCCTCCCTTGGGAACTTTCGGGACCCGCGGCGGCCCTTTTCTCCTCCTCCCTTGAAGGGTCGCCGCACACTCCCCCCCACCATCGACGATTTTTTGCGGCTTTCGCGCCCGTTCCGTACCGCGCGACGCTTTCCCTTGGCCCCCGGCTTCGCTAGGAGACGGGGCGAGAGATCAAGGAGGCCCGCGCGCCATGGCGATGGACAAAACTTTCGACTCAAAATCGGCAGAGGGCCGCATCTCGGCCGCTTGGGAAGAGGCGAATGCCTTTGCCGCGGGCGCCAATGCCAAGCCCGGGGCCGAGACCTTCTCGATCATGATCCCGCCGCCCAACGTGACGGGCAGCCTGCATATGGGCCACGCCTTCAACAACACTCTGCAGGACATCCTCGTGCGCTGGCACCGGATGCAGGGCCATGACACGCTCTGGCAGCCGGGCACCGACCATGCGGGCATTGCCACACAGATGGTGACCGAGCGCGAGATGGCCGCCAATGGCGAGCCCACGCGCACCGAGATGGGCCGCGAGGCCTTCCTGGAGCGCGTCTGGCAGCAGAAGATCAAATCCCGCGGCACGATCATCGGCCAGCTGAAGCGCCTCGGCGCCTCCTGCGACTGGTCGCGCGAAGCCTTCACCATGTCGGGCGCCCCCAATGCGCCCGAGGGCGAAGAGGGCAACTTCCACGACGCCGTGATCCGCGTCTTCGTCGACATGTACGAAAAGGGCCTGATCTATCGCGGCAAGCGGCTGGTGAACTGGGACCCGCATTTCGAGACGGCGATTTCGGATCTCGAGGTCGAGAATACCGAAGTGAATGGCCATATGTGGCACTTCAAATACCCGCTCGCGGGCGGGGCCACCTATACCTACGTGGAAAAGGACGAGGACGGGAACGTGCTCTTCGAGGAAGAGCGCGATTACATCTCCATCGCCACCACGCGGCCCGAGACCATGCTGGGCGACGGGGCCGTTGCCGTGCATCCCTCCGACACCCGCTATGCGCCCATCGTCGGCCAGCTCTGCGAGATCCCGGTCGGTCCCAAGGAGCATCGCCGCCTGATCCCGATCATCACCGACGAATACCCCGATCCCGATTTCGGCTCGGGCGCGGTGAAGATCACCGGCGCGCATGATTTCAACGACTACGCGGTGGCCAAGCGCGGGAATATCCCCTGCTACCGGCTGATGGACACCAAAGGCGCAATGCGTGCTGATGGCGAGGTATATGCCCGCGCGTCCGCCACCGCGATGGCCGTGGCCAAGGGCGAGGAAAGCCTCACCGAGGCCGAGGTCGACGCCGTGAACCTCG
Proteins encoded in this window:
- a CDS encoding TonB-dependent siderophore receptor, with product MSRLFSGVSVLALSLPLSVHAQDVLELAPITIYGNVTDLPLSRTGATVEIIDEEALEDAPSQTLAETVASQPGVSYTQAGGPGQPAFVRLRGLPQRYAPVLVNGIDVTDPSGVQSQFDWSNILASGVTGAEIIKGSQSALYGSEAVGGVIALTAARAPDAPSREGSVSIEAGAYDTQSATLSYGLATERAGFAFSFGGTQSEGYNAVDLPGYDEDDGFEAKQASLDAYVDVTDTLRLGLTGIYNASKGDFDPTFGIVPSDLEDGDYETYQRGYRGYAELQTGAFTHSLELSQFRIGRDSTNAFGTSTFEGERRKIGYLGEWDIGGGTILSFGADRTIEEAESAPDDVETDGLFAELVYAATPDLDFALSLRNDHHSEFGDFTAARGAVTWRATPDITVRASVANGYRAPSLYELYDPTYGDASLDPEESVSFDLGIEKVYANGASVSATLFKTEIDDLIVFDGTIAPFGGYAQSSGTSTSEGVEIAAFLPIGDRIGLTGAFTYTDARDADDDPELNVPRYDLSLGIDAEITDRVSGGLTLRHVADFPDTFNADFSRVDSVDDYTVVNARASFAVTDDIEAYLRVENLFDSDYETIPDYDAPGRSAYFGVRASF
- a CDS encoding biopolymer transporter ExbD, whose translation is MTRPRLAIRPRRRSREAVVPMINVVFLLLVFFLLTAQIAPVAPFEVTLPEAEAEETAQTAPLPLFVATDGRLSHGDLRGDAALAAAVAAGPVRLEADTRLPAQALAKLLARLTEAGAEEVITIATRAPSP
- a CDS encoding ABC transporter substrate-binding protein, whose translation is MLGAALTLIGAALGTDAAAAPERVVSLNVCTDQLAHLLAAPGQLVSVSSLAHDPRSSAYAEALQGIPANGGGAEEVVLLEPDLILAGTFTTLATVQMLEGLGHEVALFGPVTSLEDVTDNMARMGTLLGREAQAEQLIAEFERALRALPPLSDGPRTLLYYPMGSTSGRGTMADALLQAAGLTNIAAEMGLRFGTLHLEEAVLSAPDLILTPAPYARPTRATDLPGHPALRQVAPVHRIEAGAAWSCETPALLDAIADLRALAEELE
- a CDS encoding ABC transporter ATP-binding protein; the encoded protein is MTALTLKGLTVRRGACPVVDAVDLSVAPGEVVGLLGPNGAGKTTLMRGALGLIAAEGSSSLAALPPRARARTAAWLPQQREIAWGLSVGDLTALGRLPHGRGGTAADRAAIDGALSAMGLADFADRRATELSGGEQARVLIARALAQDAPLLMADEPIAGLDPAAQIATLELFSQLAKDGRAVLTSLHDLNLAARYCTRLVLLDRGRKVADGPPRDVLTKAHLAQVFRLDARLIETEGGLVIDPRGVLP
- a CDS encoding biopolymer transporter ExbD; this translates as MSLGLRSRAARRRKPSLTPMIDVVFLLLVFFMLAARFGTSSALALAPGGGDAEAAYSGPPRLIEVGADEALWLNDTAQPGPDALLTALADLTDGPDDIVVLRGRDGAETGDLVAIIALLNRAGYQRLAVVE
- a CDS encoding energy transducer TonB gives rise to the protein MSLRDAALFGGFALAMHVGVFAWIGAVEDGGSAGGGAGGAADVTVLPQSGEIAALVERWTAPPETSTAMAALPMPEAFAPPAPVTAMPDAPPSRIARPADADPAEAAPDDAPSPQAPASPAPPKPRPSLAPEMLTALALPSTPALERPARPAETAPTRPQRPAALAVPGTNAETPPQAQTAPAAKPTPRVNPSEAAPLASARPAPRPPGLAPERPRPVASPAPAPAPAARAKPQAGRKAQGSGGAAAPARAAPAPAASGPSPDAIRTARAQWGASIRTAIARAQRYPRGTRATGRVTVRLNVTPSGRLISSGVVASSGNGALDRAALQATQRARLPRAPSVLSAASYAFDLPLSFARR
- a CDS encoding iron ABC transporter permease produces the protein MMRALTLAALLALGLVMFAASLLVGYAPLGPGPALAALFGQGDPLTVIVMQDIRLPRALLAALVGAALGMSGAAMQGLLRNPLAEPGLIGVSGSAALGAVIALQTGIAGAFALALPVTALLFAAGAVALLMALAGSRGGSLTLILAGIAVSSLAGALTSLVLNLSPNPYAAAEIVFWLLGSVADRSMEHVALAAPLIFAGLAVLALTSRGLDSLTLGEDAAEALGVSMARLRLMVLVGTAASVGAATAVAGAIGFVGLVVPHLLRPLMRARPGALLAASALGGAAIVLAADLAVRLILPDRDLKLGVVMALIGAPLFLHLIYRTRKDLM
- a CDS encoding MotA/TolQ/ExbB proton channel family protein: MDNVLAFLDRGGPALWVIAALSVITLAVILWKTWSLARMGAWRRAPAERAVALWEAAAPEDAEAALSGRSGLRARVLRATMQAARTRPPEAAREETMRVARATLMEAGRGLRALDLIATIAPLVGLLGTVLGMIDAFQALQETGARADPATLAGGIWEALLTTAAGMAVAIPASIALSWFDSVNERVAHDLDDLASRVLNRA
- a CDS encoding DUF1127 domain-containing protein: MSYAQTYSGTAATGTFARLKSSISEKLARRKVYRTTLNELSALSDRELRDLGLARSSLRGIAWQAAYDN